In Macadamia integrifolia cultivar HAES 741 chromosome 1, SCU_Mint_v3, whole genome shotgun sequence, a single window of DNA contains:
- the LOC122078942 gene encoding acyl-coenzyme A thioesterase 13-like, with amino-acid sequence MDLDSVKRLLEREGEENESASIDAVPNKLPFFDRFILQGIQLDVIEPGRLVCSMKVPRSLVNSDNFLHGGVTGTLVDIVGALTMETVGAHETGVSVEINITYLDAAFPDEEIEVVGEVLRVGKAIGVVSVELRNKKTGKIFAQGHHTKYPVASSKL; translated from the exons atggatttggattcagtGAAGAGAttattagagagagagggagaggagaatGAAAGTGCTTCGATCGATGCAGTGCCCAACAAACTTCCGTTTTTTGACCGTTTTATTTTGCAAGGGATTCAGCTCGATGTCATCGAACCAGGTCGACTTGTCTGCTCCATGAAAGTCCCTCGTAGCCTTGTG AACTCTGATAACTTCCTGCACGGCGGGGTGACGGGAACGCTGGTAGACATAGTTGGGGCATTAACAATGGAAACTGTTGGAGCTCATGAAACCGGTGTTTCTGTTGAAATTAATATCACCTACTTGGATGCTGCATTTCCGGAT GAAGAAATTGAAGTTGTGGGGGAAGTGTTACGTGTTGGGAAGGCAATTGGAGTCGTCAGTGTTGAGTTGAGGAATAAGAAGACTGGGAAGATATTTGCACAGGGACATCACACTAAGTATCCTGTTGCATCTAGTAAATTATAA